Proteins encoded together in one Nitrospiraceae bacterium window:
- a CDS encoding transcriptional repressor — MEEKVFREFLDKKGLKYTQEREAVLREVFSNHNHFDPEEILIKMRQKGIRVSRASIYRTLPLMIECGLVGIVGKTDKQTFYEHTFGHEHHDHVICIGCGKVISIFSEKIEELQAKLCKDKNFIPVTHTLEIKGYCSKCNKKK, encoded by the coding sequence ATGGAAGAAAAAGTATTCAGGGAATTTTTGGATAAAAAAGGACTTAAATACACACAAGAGAGAGAGGCTGTCCTAAGGGAGGTTTTTTCGAATCATAATCACTTTGATCCGGAAGAAATCCTTATAAAGATGAGGCAGAAAGGAATAAGAGTTTCAAGGGCGTCAATTTACAGAACTCTGCCTTTGATGATCGAATGCGGACTTGTTGGAATAGTTGGGAAGACCGATAAACAGACTTTTTATGAACACACATTCGGGCATGAACATCATGATCATGTGATATGCATAGGCTGCGGAAAGGTTATATCAATTTTTTCAGAAAAGATTGAAGAGCTTCAGGCAAAACTCTGCAAGGATAAAAACTTTATCCCTGTTACTCACACCCTTGAGATTAAAGGTTATTGCTCAAAGTGCAATAAGAAAAAATAA
- the feoB gene encoding ferrous iron transport protein B translates to MAMKNNKIVLVGNPNVGKSVIFGLLTKKYVTVSNYPGTTVEVSYGDMKLDDKEYIVLDTPGTNSLIPMSEDEKVTRDMLLKERPSCVVQVADTKNLRRSLLVTIQLAEMGLPLVLVLNMEDEARDRGIAINTKDLSAISGVKVISTIAPQRKGIKEIKNAIKSPSLPTLKIKYDSIVEEYTEKISACLPESNISKKAVALMILAGDGSLKDWLVTNIAAEKIKKIEILRDECQLKVKEPISILITQRRLEIAEEITEKVLKRIPYNANNTASFLGRISMHPVWGIPVLLAVLFGLYEFVGVFGAGTLVSFLEKTIFENYINPMAKSVVELFIPSKLLQEIFVGEYGLITVALTYAIAIILPITATFFIAFAILEDSGYLPRLAIMSNRVFNFMGLNGKAVLPMVLGLGCGTMAVMTSRILETKRERIITTFLLALAVPCSAQIGVILGMLGALSFKAMLVWSGVVLGTLLLSGYLASKIVKGERTEFFLEIPPIRRPNIMNMLVKTTGRIEWYLKEAVPLFMLGTFMLFLMHKFNLIYKLEMLTRPVITSFVGLPEKTTAAFILGFLRRDYGAAGLFTMAKNGELDPVQSVVSLVTITLFIPCLANLFMTIKERGIKTALAIVAIVFPTAFAVGGLLNFILRTLNVSF, encoded by the coding sequence ATGGCTATGAAGAACAATAAAATAGTTCTTGTGGGAAACCCTAATGTTGGCAAAAGCGTTATATTCGGCCTTCTTACAAAAAAATATGTAACAGTATCAAATTACCCCGGGACTACTGTCGAGGTCTCATATGGTGATATGAAACTCGACGACAAAGAATATATTGTTCTTGATACTCCAGGCACAAACAGTCTTATTCCAATGAGCGAGGACGAAAAAGTCACTAGAGATATGCTGTTAAAAGAAAGGCCTAGTTGTGTTGTGCAGGTTGCTGATACAAAAAATCTCCGCAGATCATTGCTTGTGACAATACAGCTTGCAGAGATGGGATTGCCATTAGTACTTGTATTGAACATGGAGGATGAAGCTCGAGATAGAGGGATAGCTATTAATACAAAAGATTTAAGCGCAATCAGCGGGGTTAAGGTTATAAGTACGATAGCGCCGCAGAGAAAAGGAATAAAGGAAATAAAAAACGCCATTAAAAGTCCTTCTCTCCCAACTCTAAAGATTAAATATGATTCAATAGTTGAAGAATATACAGAAAAAATATCTGCTTGTCTTCCTGAGTCGAACATATCAAAAAAAGCTGTTGCCTTGATGATCCTTGCCGGAGATGGAAGCCTCAAGGACTGGCTCGTAACAAATATCGCAGCTGAAAAAATAAAAAAGATAGAGATTCTTAGAGATGAATGCCAGTTAAAAGTGAAAGAGCCCATAAGCATTTTAATAACTCAGAGACGTCTTGAAATAGCAGAAGAAATTACAGAAAAAGTATTAAAAAGAATTCCATATAATGCAAACAATACTGCATCTTTTCTAGGAAGAATAAGCATGCATCCGGTATGGGGGATTCCAGTTTTACTGGCTGTTTTATTCGGACTTTATGAGTTCGTCGGAGTTTTTGGCGCAGGAACTCTGGTTAGTTTTTTAGAAAAAACTATTTTTGAAAATTATATTAACCCAATGGCAAAAAGTGTTGTGGAACTGTTTATCCCCTCTAAGCTTCTTCAGGAAATATTTGTTGGTGAATATGGACTAATTACTGTTGCTCTAACCTATGCGATCGCTATTATACTTCCCATAACAGCAACCTTTTTTATTGCATTTGCAATACTTGAAGACAGCGGTTATCTTCCAAGACTTGCAATAATGAGCAACAGAGTTTTTAATTTTATGGGATTAAACGGCAAGGCAGTGTTGCCTATGGTTCTGGGATTGGGCTGCGGCACAATGGCAGTCATGACATCGAGGATACTCGAGACAAAAAGAGAAAGAATAATCACAACATTTCTGCTTGCACTTGCAGTTCCATGCTCTGCACAGATAGGCGTTATACTTGGGATGCTCGGCGCTTTATCTTTCAAGGCGATGCTTGTATGGTCTGGTGTTGTGCTTGGAACGCTTTTACTCTCAGGATATCTTGCGTCAAAGATTGTGAAAGGCGAGAGAACAGAATTTTTTCTTGAGATACCGCCCATAAGAAGACCTAATATTATGAACATGCTTGTTAAAACCACTGGAAGAATTGAATGGTATCTAAAGGAGGCTGTCCCTTTATTCATGCTTGGAACTTTTATGCTCTTTTTAATGCACAAATTCAATCTTATCTATAAACTTGAAATGTTGACCAGACCTGTTATTACTAGTTTTGTCGGACTGCCGGAGAAAACAACAGCGGCGTTTATACTAGGGTTTCTTAGAAGAGATTATGGTGCAGCTGGTCTTTTTACAATGGCAAAAAATGGAGAACTTGATCCTGTTCAGTCAGTGGTCAGCCTTGTAACAATAACACTTTTTATCCCGTGTCTTGCAAATCTTTTTATGACAATTAAAGAAAGAGGAATAAAAACAGCTCTGGCCATAGTTGCAATAGTTTTTCCAACAGCATTTGCTGTAGGAGGACTGCTTAATTTTATTCTTAGAACCCTTAATGTGAGTTTTTGA
- a CDS encoding response regulator, whose product MKKILIVDDLKPFIEQQKNILCRSDFQILTATSGIDALEIHKELGADLMIIDLDMPGMSGDELCSEIRKNSNLKSVSILMVTRPNEKDIERCKKCGANDYITKPIKAQSLVEKATILLVVSERKNFRALAKIKIEGMSNSFNFSAFSVNLSSTGILIETELSLPISDVISCSFFLPDKTSVSFKGEVARVMKKNGAGMYQYGIRFTNISNLNKLAIEEYIKTHHTSSDK is encoded by the coding sequence ATGAAAAAAATACTGATTGTTGATGATCTAAAGCCTTTTATAGAACAGCAAAAAAATATTCTGTGTCGCTCTGATTTCCAGATACTGACCGCAACATCTGGAATAGATGCACTCGAAATACATAAGGAACTTGGCGCAGATCTAATGATAATTGATCTTGATATGCCGGGAATGTCAGGTGACGAGCTTTGTTCTGAAATCCGAAAAAATTCAAACCTAAAAAGTGTGTCAATTTTAATGGTAACAAGACCCAATGAAAAAGATATCGAACGTTGCAAGAAATGCGGAGCAAACGATTATATAACAAAGCCTATTAAAGCGCAGTCACTAGTAGAAAAGGCTACCATTCTGCTCGTAGTATCTGAAAGAAAGAATTTTAGGGCACTTGCAAAAATAAAAATTGAAGGCATGTCTAATAGTTTTAATTTTTCCGCTTTTTCTGTAAACCTAAGCTCAACCGGCATATTAATAGAAACTGAACTGTCGCTGCCGATAAGTGATGTTATAAGCTGTTCATTCTTTTTACCTGACAAAACATCTGTTTCTTTTAAGGGTGAAGTAGCAAGAGTAATGAAAAAAAATGGCGCTGGCATGTATCAGTATGGAATAAGATTCACCAATATAAGCAATCTCAATAAATTAGCCATTGAAGAATACATAAAAACTCATCATACATCCTCTGATAAATAA
- the pabB gene encoding aminodeoxychorismate synthase component I, whose product MLLKDFPSTYYKLAKKQNNIVILETLRYDKDNYKTFLFIKPIKILQIYELDEVPELFNNIEAYLDQNYYLAGYFNYELGYHFEKITELKKQNKPVAWFGVYEKPLIFNHITESFENPDMGIPGDASEENQKNTYRLSQPMLNINENEYSEKINFIKDYIKSGDTYQINFTDKYNFTFHGSSLSFYNDLKKKQRVSYASYIKSDNQHIICLSPELFLRIKDNEIFTRPMKGTAKRGKTLNEDAELSSWLAENTKNQSENLMIVDLIRNDLGRICENGTVKVHKLFSIEKYQTLFQMTSTVSGKIKNDVKYYNIFKSLFPSGSVTGAPKIRSMQIIHELEKETRGVYTGAIGYFSPNNEAVFNVPIRTISIEGSSAEMGVGSGIVIDSEPEDEYKECRLKADFLLSQTPDFELIESLLWDNVFPFLDKHIKRIQNSAEYFDYPCDIENLKKKLIEHSRLLIENKKYKIRIRLDCTGNIKIENKIIGDLEQTIALIAVSKICTDSRKKFLYHKTTNRNLYDRLFKTAQSKGFADIIFMNEKNEITEGAIHNIIIKRGAEFITPPIESGLLNGVFRQHLLETRLDIKEGLLYLKDLEEAEDIYICNAVRGLRKAKFYDTFLG is encoded by the coding sequence ATGCTCTTAAAGGATTTCCCTTCAACATACTACAAGCTGGCAAAGAAACAAAACAATATAGTTATACTAGAAACGCTCCGCTACGATAAAGACAACTATAAAACATTTTTATTTATCAAACCCATAAAGATACTCCAGATATATGAATTGGATGAAGTTCCTGAACTTTTCAATAACATTGAAGCCTATCTTGATCAGAACTATTATCTTGCAGGATATTTTAATTATGAACTTGGGTATCATTTCGAAAAAATCACTGAACTTAAAAAACAGAACAAACCTGTCGCATGGTTTGGTGTATATGAAAAACCTTTGATTTTTAATCACATCACAGAAAGTTTTGAGAATCCTGACATGGGAATTCCGGGTGACGCTTCAGAAGAGAATCAAAAAAACACATACCGATTGAGCCAGCCGATGCTGAATATTAATGAAAATGAATACTCAGAAAAAATAAATTTCATCAAGGATTACATTAAATCAGGCGATACCTATCAGATAAATTTTACAGATAAATATAATTTCACATTTCATGGCTCAAGCCTTTCCTTCTATAATGACCTAAAGAAAAAGCAGAGAGTATCTTATGCTTCTTATATAAAATCAGACAACCAGCACATAATCTGCCTTTCTCCTGAGTTGTTCTTGAGAATAAAAGATAACGAAATATTTACACGTCCGATGAAAGGGACAGCAAAAAGAGGCAAAACTTTAAATGAAGATGCAGAACTCTCTTCATGGCTGGCAGAGAACACAAAGAATCAATCTGAAAATCTAATGATTGTGGATCTGATTAGAAATGATCTTGGCAGAATATGCGAGAATGGCACAGTCAAAGTTCACAAACTTTTTTCTATTGAAAAATATCAGACCTTGTTTCAGATGACCTCAACAGTATCAGGAAAAATAAAAAATGACGTCAAATACTATAATATTTTTAAAAGCCTATTTCCTTCAGGCTCTGTTACCGGAGCGCCAAAAATCAGATCAATGCAGATCATTCACGAACTCGAAAAAGAAACAAGAGGGGTTTACACAGGCGCAATAGGATATTTTTCGCCAAATAATGAAGCAGTGTTCAATGTTCCGATAAGAACAATCTCCATCGAAGGCAGCAGCGCAGAAATGGGTGTCGGCAGTGGAATCGTAATTGATTCTGAACCTGAGGATGAATATAAAGAATGCAGATTAAAAGCAGACTTTCTTTTGTCTCAAACTCCTGACTTTGAGCTTATAGAATCATTACTATGGGATAATGTATTCCCTTTTCTTGATAAACATATAAAAAGAATTCAAAACTCAGCAGAGTATTTTGATTATCCCTGTGATATTGAAAACTTAAAGAAAAAACTCATCGAACATTCCAGATTATTGATAGAAAATAAAAAATACAAAATCAGGATTAGATTAGACTGCACTGGGAACATAAAAATTGAGAACAAAATAATTGGAGACCTTGAACAGACGATAGCTTTAATAGCAGTCTCGAAAATATGCACTGATTCAAGAAAAAAGTTTTTATATCACAAAACAACAAACAGGAACTTGTATGACAGGCTCTTCAAAACAGCTCAATCGAAAGGGTTTGCAGATATTATTTTCATGAACGAAAAAAACGAGATAACCGAAGGCGCTATACACAACATAATCATAAAAAGGGGTGCTGAATTTATAACGCCTCCCATAGAATCCGGATTGCTGAATGGAGTTTTTCGTCAGCACTTGCTTGAAACAAGACTGGACATAAAAGAAGGTCTTCTTTACCTGAAGGACTTGGAGGAGGCAGAAGATATATATATCTGCAATGCTGTCAGAGGGCTGAGGAAAGCCAAGTTTTATGATACTTTTTTAGGTTAA
- the rpsF gene encoding 30S ribosomal protein S6: MNIYENIIIFNASLSDEEIDTTSGKVKDLIVNSGGEIFKADIWGRKKLAYDIQKQKKGFFILLLFKAPSATIKKLEDYYKVTDTVIKYMVLKLGKKQADKALQAATAEAATATAEEKPEIKSEV, translated from the coding sequence GTGAACATCTACGAAAACATTATCATATTCAATGCATCACTCTCTGACGAAGAGATCGACACAACTTCAGGAAAGGTCAAAGACCTCATCGTAAATTCCGGCGGAGAAATTTTTAAGGCTGATATCTGGGGCAGAAAGAAACTCGCATACGATATCCAAAAACAGAAAAAAGGATTTTTCATCCTCCTTCTTTTCAAAGCTCCTTCAGCCACAATAAAAAAGCTTGAAGACTATTACAAGGTAACAGACACTGTAATAAAATATATGGTCTTGAAGCTGGGCAAAAAACAGGCTGACAAAGCATTGCAGGCTGCTACTGCTGAAGCTGCTACTGCAACTGCAGAAGAAAAGCCTGAGATAAAAAGCGAGGTCTAA
- the ssb gene encoding single-stranded DNA-binding protein: MFNKVIMIGNLTKDPELRYTPQGTPVTSFRLAVNSKYKQSDELKSETLFIDIVVFGKQAESCSQYLSKGKSALVEGRLVERRWESDGQQRNKMEVIAASVRFLSSRKPSEQTETGGAESIPPAEETTDLEPF, encoded by the coding sequence ATGTTTAACAAGGTAATAATGATAGGCAATCTGACCAAAGACCCTGAGCTCAGATATACTCCTCAGGGAACACCGGTAACATCTTTCAGGCTTGCTGTTAATTCAAAATACAAACAGTCTGATGAGTTGAAATCAGAAACACTGTTCATTGACATTGTTGTGTTTGGAAAACAGGCTGAATCATGCAGCCAGTATTTAAGTAAGGGCAAGTCTGCATTGGTTGAAGGAAGACTTGTTGAAAGGCGCTGGGAATCAGACGGACAGCAGAGGAACAAGATGGAGGTTATTGCTGCATCAGTGCGTTTTTTATCATCAAGAAAACCAAGCGAACAGACAGAAACCGGAGGAGCGGAATCAATTCCGCCAGCTGAAGAAACAACTGACTTAGAACCATTTTAA
- the rpsR gene encoding 30S ribosomal protein S18, which yields MQPRRIQRKKFCKFCAEKVEFIDYKDMKLLRGYITEKGKILARRMTGTCSIHQRDLTEAIKRARNIALLSFVEK from the coding sequence TTGCAACCGAGAAGAATTCAGAGAAAAAAATTCTGTAAGTTCTGTGCTGAAAAAGTAGAGTTTATTGATTATAAAGATATGAAACTCCTAAGAGGGTATATCACTGAAAAGGGAAAGATATTGGCGCGCAGAATGACAGGCACATGCTCAATACATCAAAGAGACCTTACTGAGGCGATAAAAAGAGCAAGAAATATTGCATTGCTTTCCTTTGTGGAAAAATAA
- a CDS encoding sensor domain-containing diguanylate cyclase, translating to MLIYLTLYLARKNTISSFSFEYLFGFALIIAGAIKLSGYAWLHTVYLLYLIPLTAFFPMKTMILLSLSVPLLEASHFINSNNIYEEVSVSIVTIIAAITSSWLFASANKKILSVESQLIYLKKETSDISAAGAVSVQDDNAVAQYLSMISRADKDIKEVLQTIKHSLTADSVNFFVPYNNTLKLRSTTEETENIIPSGNGFIMACYKEKRTIISADVNEKGYEVGYLKKGRISSFISIPVIDEPFVLGVLSADTSRYSAFTEIDTTTLNLLSKQLIRILQQERVHSQIHRSHSGLKILHEESVKLTESLKFEDLSQKIVESCLKIAPSKIILFTKKGEAFELLHKTDDIKLTKNLYSPRGTLLDMAKKNRKIVCLSDVRNYTYNLMPFETRDIASVLILPLLYEGELTGMIVFLSEKLSAFNSHQIELLVVLGTQASISIANAKFHAEIKRLSVVDGLTGLFNHRHFQEKLTDEFRRLDRTQKPFSILLLDIDYFKKVNDTYGHPAGDKILQGVANIMKNTMRDIDIAARYGGEEFVAILPDTDSTGAMNIAERLRQQTLDNGFNIDGKNIHVTVSIGISTAAGKSDDKKSLVEKADQALYHAKNNGRNQCVLWSEIRR from the coding sequence TTGCTCATTTACCTGACCCTGTATTTAGCAAGGAAAAACACAATCAGCTCATTCTCATTTGAGTATTTATTTGGCTTTGCGCTTATAATCGCCGGCGCAATAAAGCTGTCAGGTTATGCGTGGCTTCATACTGTTTATCTTTTATATCTTATTCCCTTGACCGCATTCTTTCCTATGAAAACAATGATCCTGCTGAGCCTTTCGGTCCCTCTGCTTGAGGCAAGTCATTTTATTAATTCTAATAACATCTATGAAGAGGTTTCAGTAAGCATAGTCACTATCATCGCCGCAATTACAAGCTCATGGTTGTTTGCATCAGCCAATAAAAAAATACTTTCTGTGGAATCTCAACTGATTTATCTGAAAAAAGAGACATCAGATATAAGCGCTGCCGGCGCTGTCTCAGTACAGGATGACAATGCAGTAGCCCAATATCTGTCTATGATTTCCAGAGCAGACAAAGATATTAAAGAAGTTTTACAAACAATAAAACATTCTCTTACCGCTGATTCAGTGAATTTTTTTGTGCCTTACAACAATACACTCAAACTCAGAAGCACAACAGAAGAAACAGAAAACATAATACCTTCAGGTAATGGATTTATAATGGCCTGCTATAAAGAAAAACGCACAATCATTTCAGCTGATGTAAATGAAAAGGGGTATGAAGTGGGATATTTGAAAAAAGGCAGAATTTCATCCTTTATCTCAATCCCGGTTATTGACGAACCATTTGTGCTTGGCGTTCTTTCCGCTGATACTTCAAGATACTCTGCATTTACTGAAATAGACACAACGACACTAAATCTTTTATCCAAACAGCTTATACGCATACTTCAGCAGGAAAGAGTTCACTCGCAGATCCACAGGTCACATTCAGGACTAAAAATACTGCACGAAGAAAGCGTAAAGCTCACTGAAAGCTTGAAATTCGAAGATCTCAGCCAGAAGATTGTAGAGAGCTGTTTAAAAATTGCCCCGTCAAAGATTATTTTATTTACAAAAAAAGGAGAAGCATTCGAGTTATTGCACAAAACAGATGATATAAAGCTTACTAAAAACCTATATTCACCCAGAGGAACACTTCTGGACATGGCAAAGAAAAACAGAAAGATAGTATGTCTATCAGATGTAAGAAACTATACGTATAACCTAATGCCATTCGAGACAAGAGATATCGCCTCTGTATTAATTCTTCCTTTGCTCTATGAGGGAGAGCTTACAGGCATGATCGTGTTTCTATCAGAGAAACTTAGCGCATTCAATTCTCACCAGATAGAGCTGCTTGTTGTTCTTGGCACACAGGCTTCAATCTCGATTGCAAACGCTAAATTCCATGCTGAGATAAAGCGGCTTTCGGTTGTCGACGGACTCACAGGACTTTTTAATCACAGACATTTCCAGGAAAAATTAACAGATGAATTCAGGCGTCTGGATCGAACTCAAAAGCCTTTTTCAATCCTTCTGCTGGATATCGATTATTTTAAAAAAGTTAATGACACATACGGGCACCCGGCAGGAGACAAAATACTTCAAGGTGTTGCTAATATAATGAAAAACACAATGCGTGATATAGACATCGCAGCAAGATACGGCGGCGAAGAATTTGTAGCAATACTTCCTGACACAGACAGCACAGGCGCTATGAACATTGCAGAGAGACTAAGGCAACAAACACTAGACAATGGATTTAACATCGACGGTAAAAATATTCATGTGACAGTGAGCATAGGGATATCAACAGCTGCAGGAAAATCAGATGATAAAAAAAGCCTTGTAGAAAAAGCTGATCAGGCGCTCTATCATGCAAAAAACAACGGAAGAAACCAATGTGTGCTGTGGAGTGAAATCAGGAGATAA
- a CDS encoding HNH endonuclease, translating into MSAFISDTTEEEIKRERAKARELRKTQWWKRKQSQGKCYFCGINFKPKELSMDHIVPIIRGGRSTKGNVVPACKECNNKKKHMLPIEWEEYLSRLKNE; encoded by the coding sequence ATGTCTGCTTTTATTTCAGATACAACAGAAGAGGAGATTAAGAGAGAACGTGCCAAAGCGCGTGAACTCAGGAAAACACAGTGGTGGAAGAGGAAACAATCACAGGGGAAATGTTATTTCTGCGGAATAAATTTCAAACCAAAAGAACTCTCGATGGATCATATCGTGCCTATTATCAGAGGCGGCAGATCAACAAAGGGGAATGTTGTTCCCGCCTGCAAAGAATGCAACAACAAGAAAAAACATATGCTACCAATTGAGTGGGAAGAATATCTTTCAAGGCTCAAGAATGAATAG
- the kdsB gene encoding 3-deoxy-manno-octulosonate cytidylyltransferase has translation MTAIVIIPARYDSTRFPGKPLVSLKGKPIIQHVYENSRKSRLAKGVIVATDSEKIFESVNAFGGKAVMTSTTHESGTDRIAEAASSMDYDIIVNVQGDEPFIKAEMIDDVISLLDDENASIGTLMQKITEPEEILDPNVVKVVCDSNGFAMYFSRAPIPFNRDNWKSLSVLNLKNETENFCFKHIGIYSYRKDVLLKISKMKPGILENIERLEQLRAMVNGIKIKVKETPFVTIGIDTPKDLERAEKWLSISS, from the coding sequence ATGACTGCAATTGTTATTATTCCTGCGCGTTACGACTCAACCCGTTTTCCGGGCAAGCCACTTGTCTCTCTAAAAGGCAAACCAATAATACAGCATGTTTACGAAAACTCAAGAAAATCCAGGCTAGCAAAAGGTGTGATTGTTGCAACTGACAGCGAAAAAATATTTGAATCTGTTAATGCATTTGGCGGAAAAGCAGTTATGACTTCAACGACACACGAATCTGGAACAGACAGAATAGCTGAAGCCGCTTCATCAATGGATTATGATATAATTGTCAATGTTCAGGGCGACGAACCATTCATAAAGGCTGAGATGATCGATGATGTTATAAGCCTTCTTGATGATGAAAATGCATCCATCGGAACCCTAATGCAGAAAATAACAGAACCCGAAGAAATATTAGACCCTAATGTTGTAAAGGTTGTATGCGACAGCAATGGTTTTGCTATGTATTTCTCAAGGGCTCCGATACCTTTTAACAGAGACAACTGGAAATCACTTTCGGTCTTGAATTTAAAAAATGAGACTGAAAATTTTTGTTTCAAACATATCGGAATCTATAGTTACAGAAAAGATGTTTTATTAAAGATATCAAAGATGAAACCTGGAATACTTGAGAACATTGAAAGGCTTGAACAGCTTCGTGCAATGGTTAATGGAATAAAAATAAAAGTAAAAGAAACTCCTTTTGTGACAATTGGAATAGATACACCAAAAGATTTGGAAAGGGCTGAAAAATGGCTAAGTATATCTTCGTAA
- a CDS encoding CTP synthase, whose protein sequence is MAKYIFVTGGVVSSLGKGISAAAIGALLEARGIKVTIQKLDPYINVDPGTLSPFQHGEVFVTDDGAETDLDLGHYERFIQNRTSKSNNFTTGKIYYNVISKERHGDYLGETVQVVPHLTDEIKTAIKSVSNEYDVVIVEIGGTIGDIESLPFLEAIRQMRYDAGRENVMYAHLTLVPFIKSAGELKTKPTQHSVKDLREIGIQPDVLLCRTERPLPSDAKKKIAIHCNVDIDAVINALDVDTIYEVPLAFNAEGLDQLVIKKLGLVSKEIDLSPWQNIVKKIKEPENEVTIAIAGKYVGLKDSYKSLMEALIHGGIANNTRVNFQWVDSEEIEIHGPEKFLAEVDGILVPGGFGNRGIEGKIQAVKYAREKKIPYFGICLGMQCAVIEYARNVCGLQANSTEFDMNTKDPVIYLMERWFDFRKGKIEERTDTSDKGGTMRLGAYPCILEEGTNAFKAYDLKEISERHRHRYEFNNAFKGILSRHGMKISGTSPDGELVEIIEIEDHPWFLGCQFHPEFKSRPLAPHPLFKDFIGASLKGKNELFTEKNKIKQNIS, encoded by the coding sequence ATGGCTAAGTATATCTTCGTAACAGGCGGTGTTGTATCATCGCTTGGCAAGGGAATTTCTGCTGCTGCAATTGGCGCGCTTCTTGAAGCAAGAGGAATAAAGGTTACGATACAGAAACTTGATCCGTATATTAATGTTGATCCCGGCACTCTTAGCCCGTTTCAACATGGCGAAGTTTTTGTTACAGATGACGGCGCTGAGACAGATCTTGATCTCGGCCACTATGAAAGATTCATTCAAAACAGAACTTCAAAATCTAACAATTTCACTACAGGAAAAATCTACTACAACGTAATTTCAAAAGAAAGACATGGAGATTATCTTGGTGAGACTGTCCAAGTCGTCCCGCATTTGACTGATGAGATAAAAACTGCCATAAAATCAGTCAGCAATGAATACGATGTTGTAATAGTTGAGATAGGCGGAACAATCGGCGACATAGAGAGCCTGCCGTTTTTAGAAGCAATACGGCAGATGCGGTATGATGCCGGCAGGGAAAACGTAATGTATGCCCATCTTACGCTTGTTCCTTTTATAAAAAGCGCAGGCGAGCTCAAGACAAAACCAACTCAGCATAGTGTTAAGGATCTGCGTGAAATTGGTATTCAGCCTGATGTGCTTCTCTGTAGAACTGAAAGGCCGCTGCCTTCTGATGCAAAGAAAAAAATTGCTATTCACTGCAATGTGGATATTGATGCAGTCATAAATGCTTTAGATGTGGATACGATATATGAAGTGCCTCTTGCATTTAACGCTGAAGGACTTGATCAGCTTGTAATAAAAAAACTCGGACTTGTTTCAAAAGAGATTGATCTTTCTCCATGGCAAAACATAGTTAAAAAAATAAAAGAACCTGAAAATGAAGTAACAATAGCAATAGCAGGAAAGTATGTCGGACTAAAGGATTCTTACAAGAGCCTTATGGAAGCATTGATACACGGCGGGATTGCAAATAACACAAGAGTTAATTTCCAGTGGGTTGATTCAGAGGAAATTGAGATTCATGGCCCTGAGAAATTTCTAGCAGAGGTTGACGGTATTCTTGTTCCAGGCGGATTTGGAAACAGAGGAATCGAAGGAAAGATTCAGGCTGTCAAATATGCACGAGAGAAAAAGATCCCATATTTTGGAATATGCCTTGGCATGCAGTGCGCAGTAATAGAATACGCAAGAAATGTATGCGGACTTCAGGCAAACAGCACTGAGTTCGATATGAACACAAAGGATCCTGTTATTTATTTGATGGAAAGATGGTTCGATTTCAGAAAAGGAAAGATAGAGGAACGCACAGACACATCAGACAAGGGCGGAACAATGAGGCTGGGCGCTTACCCATGCATCCTCGAAGAAGGGACAAATGCTTTCAAGGCATACGATTTAAAAGAAATTTCCGAAAGGCACAGACACAGATATGAATTTAATAATGCATTCAAAGGAATCCTCTCAAGACATGGTATGAAGATAAGCGGAACGAGCCCTGACGGAGAACTCGTCGAGATTATTGAGATCGAAGATCATCCCTGGTTCCTCGGATGTCAGTTCCATCCTGAATTTAAATCCAGACCATTAGCGCCGCATCCCTTGTTTAAAGATTTCATCGGCGCTTCATTGAAAGGCAAAAACGAACTCTTTACCGAAAAAAATAAAATAAAACAAAACATATCCTGA